The proteins below come from a single Drosophila miranda strain MSH22 chromosome Y unlocalized genomic scaffold, D.miranda_PacBio2.1 Contig_Y1_pilon, whole genome shotgun sequence genomic window:
- the LOC117191068 gene encoding uncharacterized protein LOC117191068: protein MSDPTPTLASELASAVNVSLAQAHATHRAANIDSISRVLQEELRKGFIEMMHQLNEVLQQVRQLQQQKEPQREEVHHEQEYRGAIPKRKPSSTTDAPIPPPKPFLARSGRGGIGPEPSSGVVPTASSERHQRGGHQA from the coding sequence ATGTCCGATCCTACACCCACGCTTGCTTCCGAACTGGCATCAGCAGTCAACGTATCGTTGGCTCAGGCTCATGCGACACACAGGGCAGCGAACATTGACTCGATTAGTCGGGTGTTGCAGGAAGAGTTGCGTAAAGGGTTTATCGAGATGATGCACCAACTCAACGAGGTACTCCAGCAGGttagacagctgcagcagcagaaggaaccgcagcgggaggaggttcaccacgagcaggagtatcgaggagcaatcccgaaaaggaagccgtctagcacgactgatgcgccaattccgccaccaaaaccatttttggctcgcTCGGGGCGAGGTGGTATTGGTCCGGAACCGTCTTCAGGAGTAGTACCGACCGCATCCAGTGAGCGGCATCAACGAGGTGGGCATCAAGCGTGA